The Budorcas taxicolor isolate Tak-1 chromosome 25, Takin1.1, whole genome shotgun sequence genome includes a region encoding these proteins:
- the LOC128069114 gene encoding olfactory receptor 10S1 produces the protein MIRETEDPNQTVVDFFFLEGLRYTAEHPSLFFLLFLLIYSITVTGNLLILITVGSDPHLCSPVYHFLAHLSFLDACLSTVTVPKVMVGLLTPDGKVISFEGCAIQLYCFHFLASTECFLYTVMAYDRYLAICRPLHYPVAMNRRMCSGLAGITWTMGAVHSALHTCLTFRLLYCGPRHIAYFFCDIPPVLKLACADTTVNELVMLANIGIVAAGCLFLIVISYGFIAAAVLRIRTAEGRKRAFSTCTSHLTVVLLYYLPPVCIYLQPRSSGAGVRAPAVFYTIVTPMLNPFIYTLRNTEVKQALRRLLGQDSRDSPAGSPLC, from the coding sequence ATGATCAGGGAGACAGAAGACCCCAACCAGACTGTGGTGGACTTCTTCTTCCTGGAGGGTCTGAGGTACACAGCTGAACATCCCAGCCTCTTCTTTCTGCTCTTCCTCCTCATCTATAGCATCACGGTGACTGGGAATCTCCTCATCCTCATCACTGTGGGCTCTGACCCTCACCTCTGCTCCCCCGTGTACCACTTCCTGGCGCACCTCTCCTTCCTGGATGCATGTCTGTCTACGGTGACAGTGCCCAAGGTCATGGTAGGCCTCCTCACTCCAGATGGAAAGGTGATCTCCTTTGAGGGCTGTGCTATCCAGCTTTACTGCTTCCACTTCCTGGCCAGCACCGAGTGCTTCCTGTACACAGTCATGGCCTACGACCGATACCTGGCTATCTGCCGACCCCTGCACTACCCGGTGGCCATGAACAGGCGGATGTGCTCAGGACTGGCTGGGATCACCTGGACCATGGGTGCTGTGCACTCCGCACTCCATACCTGCCTCACCTTCCGCTTGCTCTACTGTGGGCCTCGTCACATCGCCTACTTCTTCTGTGATATCCCCCCAGTGCTGAAGCTGGCCTGTGCCGACACCACCGTCAATGAGCTTGTCATGCTTGCAAACATTGGCATTGTGGCTGCAGGTTGCCTCTTCCTCATCGTCATCTCCTACGGCTTCATCGCCGCAGCGGTGTTGCGCATTCGCACAGCGGAGGGCAGGAAGCGCGCCTTCTCCACCTGCACCTCCCACCTCACGGTGGTGCTCCTGTACTACCTGCCCCCGGTCTGCATCTACCTGCAGCCTCGCTCCAGTGGGGCAGGCGTCAGGGCCCCTGCCGTCTTCTACACCATAGTCACTCCCATGCTCAACCCTTTCATTTACACCCTGCGGAACACAGAGGTGAAGCAGGCTCTGCGAAGACTTCTGGGCCAAGACTCCAGAGACTCTCCAGCAGGCAGCCCACTCTGCTAA